DNA sequence from the Poecilia reticulata strain Guanapo linkage group LG19, Guppy_female_1.0+MT, whole genome shotgun sequence genome:
TTCCCTGTTGAAGATAACCATACCCACCATCATTTTTTCAGAGATGGTTTAATTTTGACCTTATTGGAGCAGAGCATCTTTATGCTTCTCTGACCCAAACAGCTGTGCGAGATCAGATTAATTTTGctctggatgttttatttaggGCAGAGGgagtaaatacaaatgcacgccatctttttaaacttcaatatgaaaaataaaataaaaatgtatatatatatatatatatataagatgTTTCCGTCCCATTTCACAATTACTTGGGTAGGTTGTGTTTTGTCCATCCCATTAAatcccaaataaaatacagtgataTTTGTGgatataatgtgacaaaatatgaagaagttgaagtggtgtgaatactttttcaaggttCTGTAGCTATAATGTCATGATTTCTGTCTGGAATAATATTTTAtagtgaaagagagaaaactgttTGAAGTAGATTTCTGatttcagtttgatgttttcttaaaaagatcATTTCTAAAATGGGAGTTTGCAACGGTTTTTCAGATCcatgatcatgtttttttaGATATATGATCATACATGTAATAATGCTGTTAAAAAGCYTACAAACTGAGACGACTAAAAAAATGTGACctctccttaaaaaaaaaaaaaacagcgttCACATTCAGTCTATTAAAGTGAGGGATAAAGTAATTGTTGCAGATTATATTTGCCTTTTAACATTGAGATTAAAAGTGCTAATGCTGTCAGCTATTGTCTCAGCTATTGTGTGTCTTGTACTACTTGAAAGCCATTCATTGTTAAATCTGAAACTAATAAAGTTTCGTTTTGAACAAAAGCCTGAGTGTGtttgaccagcaggtggcagtagaGTCATTattaaaggaaggaaaaaacaatACCCATACATCTGAGAAAAGATAAGAGCACAAAATGCTCAAATTTCCATTTAAATCTACATTTAGTTCATGAGGTTGGTTTAGCAGAGCTGCATTATTAAATGAAGAGCAGCAGTCAAGAGCAGAGTGTGAGTTACTAGTGTCTGCTTACCATYGCCAGGTCAAAGAAACCTACCAGCAACTGCTGAGGGGGAAACGGCAAGCTGCTTTATAACATGACACAGTGATCTCACCAAGATCAGCTTGCTAacagcagcagccatgtttcCTCCTGAATATATTGATGATCTTGCGTCCAGAAAGGCACCTTTTGCATAGGAAGGACCTCAGGTGAAACAATGAaatagttttactttaataagcataatgaaattatttcagcaaaaagtaTCTCTACCAGAAAGCTGGTAGCTAGTATGTTTCTTTAGCTTTTCATATGTTTGTTGATTTCTAAAATTGCACCCGAAAAAGTTTATTACGGTGGTATTAATTTCATCGATTAAATCAACACTCTGAGCCAGTTAACCGTTGGATCTTAAAGCTCTTATTCtccaactttctgtttttagcaGTGAAAACTTGCTAATGTTAATTTGTATCTTTGTGGATTATGTAGAGactgaaaaggttttaaactATTACTTTCTTTTACTTCCTGCAGTAGGTTGCTGTGCTACTTGACTAATAGTAGCAAgtgtgcaaacaaaacaaatggagattATTTTTTAGTTTAGCTGTATKCYATTTATTGTCCCACTGTGGTTGgttgggaaaaataaatcaattaaaaggAACAAACAATCACAACTGTTGTTTTATATTACAATATGTTTGGAAGTTTCATTAGCATGTAGCTGTGGTAGTTTGCCGGATCTAGCTAGCACTTAAACAGGAAAATTGTGGTGGTCAGCATTGAGCCACGAAGTTTAATCTGTGTCTTATTTGGCACACGTCAAACTGGAGTYTGTCTACAATCAGTGGattattttctataatttacCAACAGAGAAATAATCAAGACAATGRGGCTGAAGTCTAGATTTAACTAGYCCAGTTGACACATAATGACATTRTCCTATCTATAACAATTCACTAGAATAAGACCTCGCTGTCTTTTGATTCCTAACCAAATTCTYATTCTGCTACAGATTGTCTAATGTCCTTTGAGAAacttaaaagcataaaaacagttgaaatcAATCTTGAGTTAATTTTTCWTTTTACCTGAAGTCGTCACTTAAACAGGAGCAACAAGTCAATTTTGGTTCCAGCTGTTATATTTGAATTTCTATCCTCCTctgataaagaaaacaacactaaATGAGTAATAATAATAGTCTCTACTTAAAAATGGTCCATTTGATGCAGCTGGTATCTTTCTGCATCATTCATACTGTCAACACAAATGACAAGCAGAGACTTAAATTTAGCTGCTCTATATTTGTTTACCTTCTGTTTTAGTAAAAATCAAATAMATTTTTAAAACCGTTTACTTTTCTAACTTCTTGTAGCACCTGGATGTGCTATGAAAAGCTTTCATGGTGTATGTGGAACTCTTCTCAGGTGAAAAGCACAAAATTGAGGTTTRGTACACATCTCTTTcataatttcattaattttctgattcagaaaaagaaggaaaaaaaacattttaatgtcattttctcTAAAACAGTACTATAATTTATACGACTTGTTTAATTATTCAGCTTGTCCCTTATAAGAAAATGTGGCTGTTGTTTTCTATTACCAATAAATACGAatgcaaataacattttctagTGCTTTGTCAGtgtatgtgaaataaaattagattaaaaataaaatgttgaaacaatttattttaagttataatttaatgTTACCCCAAAAATCTTTACAACGGACATTTACAAAATTTATAAACTTgcatttgattaataaaaaaacattctaaacaattatttttccagcacagtaaaaatggataaaaagcCCTTCGCAAGTTGATAAATcattttctcaaagtttttattacttattttagatatttaccTAGAAAACAATCGTTAATACCAGGTAAATACCTTCTGGGGCTACTgtgaacatttaatcatttttcggACATTTCGTATTTTAATcaagttttgcatgttttttcataaaattcaaGCAAATGGACtgtgttttttgataaaagRTCMtttttaaatcataaaaatacataattgcTACACAAGACGAAGGAGGTTAAGCTTAAGCTACTTCATTTCAGctcttactttaaaaaaaaaacacaacaccagtgcaagcattaaaaaaaatgcttgagaACATTTGGacatttgtttttagaattcaacatttacaataatgacagaaatgtttccaggaCCGGTCCATGATTCAGTTTGTGAATATATTAACGTCGGTTTCAAGATACYacttgtttgttttagttactGTTGCCACGGTGTGGCAGTAGCCCTTTGTCTGAGTGATTTATGACACCTTTATGATCATGTAGATGCATTTTGCTATTTGTCCgtcttgtttttatgattttcacTACTGAGGTTGTGCTCTGCGAACAGACTTGGGTTTTCTGCCAGCGTGGATCggactttcttcttctctttgaaGCGACCGGAGTGGGAGACTTTGACGTGACGGCCTTTGGTGGCAGATTTATCCACAATCTTCTCCAGCCTTGCGTTGAACTGGCTGTCCATATTGTCTGAAGAGATGCCTGCTTGGTCTTTGTTCTCATTGTTGCATCCGTGCTCTGCTGGGATTTCATACAAAACCTTAGGTTCAGATTTCTTCTTGCGTGAGAAGGTCAGCTTCCACCAGCTTGAGTCAGCCATTTCTCCACGGAGTCTGGAGGGACGGCCCTGYAGGAAGCACGACACACYGTTAAGATGGCCGTCAGCGTKCAGTTAAAGCTGCTTCTTTCTTTAACGCTGTTGTGACAACCAAAAGATAATGAAAGAGAATTATACTACTAGACATTTCAATGACTTCATGTTGCTTTCTGAAAATTGAGTTAACATCATTTGTAATCACAGAAGTATTCAAAGTTGAAGATATTGAAACTTTTTCCGTCCAGAATGAGTGAACAGATTCTAGTTTATCAGCCATTTTTAGAACAATACAGTAAACACAAAACGCTATGTGCAAAATGTCTAAAGCACCTGCAGATAAARAAGTGGCAGTTCAATCCGTATATTAGTGGATTGAACTGCCAGCTACACCAAACATGCCACCAGCACGTTCGAAGTATACAGTAGGTGGTCTTgcacattttattgttgaagtgaaacatttttcataagataaaaataataaaacagatcaCTAACAATCCCTTCTGAATCAATAGTACATGACAGTTTTATACTGTTAATTTCCCAGCTTTCTATCGTGGGTTGCTGTGTTGCAGAGTTGGTGTTAgcatatgtaaaagaaaaaaaNNNNNNNNNNNNNNNNNNNNNNNNNNNNNNNNNNNNNNNNNNNNNNNNNNNNNNNNNNNNNNNNNNNNNNNNNNNNNNNNNNNNNNNNNNNNNNNNNNNNNNNNNNNNNNNNNNNNNNNNNNNNNNNNNNNNNNNNNNNNNNNNNNNNNNNNNNNNNNNNNNNNNNNNNNNNNNNNNNNNNNNNNNNNNNNNNNNNNNNNNNNNNNNNNNNNNNNNNNNNNNNNNNNNNNNNNNNNNNNNNNNNNNNNNNNNNNNNNNNNNNNNNNNNNNNNNNNNNNNNNNNNNNNNNNNNNNNNNNNNNNNNNNNNNNNNNNNNNNNNNNNNNNNNNNNNNNNNNNNNNNNNNNNNNNNNNNNNNNNNNNNNNNNNNNNNNNNNNNNNNNNNNNNNNNNNNNNNNNNNNNNNNNNNNNNNNNNNNNNNNNNNNNNNNNNNNNNNNNNNNNNNNNNNNNNNNNNNNNNNNNNNNNNNNNNNNNNNNNNNNNNNNNNNNNNNNNNNNNNNNNNNNNNNNNNNNNNNNNNNNNNNNNNNNNNNNNNNNNNNNNNNNNNNNNNNNNNNNNNNNNNNNNNNNNNNNNNNNNNNNNNNNNNNNNNNNNNNNNNNNNNNNNNNNNNNNNNNNNNNNNNNNNNNNNNNNNNNNNNNNNNNNNNNNNNNNNNNNNNNNNNNNNNNNNNNNNNNNNNNNNNNNNNNNNNNNNNNNNNNNNNNNNNNNNNNNNNNNNNNNNNNNNNNNNNNNNNNNNNNNNNNNNNNNNNNNNNNNNNNNNNNNNNNNNNNNNNNNNNNNNNNNNNNNNNNNNNNNNNNNNNNNNNNNNNNNNNNNNNNNNNNNNNNNNNNNNNNNNNNNNNNNNNNNNNNNNNNNNNNNNNNNNNNNNNNNNNNNNNNNNNNNNNNNNNNNNNNNNNNNNNNNNNNNNNNNNNNNNNNNNNNNNNNNNNNNNNNNNNNNNNNNNNNNNNNNNNNNNNNNNNNNNNNNNNNNNNNNNNNNNNNNNNNNNNNNNNNNNNNNNNNNNNNNNNNNNNNNNNNNNNNNNNNNNNNNNNNNNNNNNNNNNNNNNNNNNNNNNNNNNNNNNNNNNNNNNNNNNNNNNNNNNNNNNNNNNNNNNNNNNNNNNNNNNNNNNNNNNNNNNNNNNNNNNNNNNNNNNNNNNNNNNNNNNNNNNNNNNNNNNNNNNNNNNNNNNNNNNNNNNNNNNNNNNNNNNNNNNNNNNNNNNNNNNNNNNNNNNNNNNNNNNNNNNNNNNNNNNNNNNNNNNNNNNNNNNNNNNNNNNNNNNNNNNNNNNNNNNNNNNNNNNNNNNNNNNNNNNNNNNNNNNNNNNNNNNNNNNNNNNNNNNNNNNNNNNNNNNNNNNNNNNNNNNNNNNNNNNNNNNNNNNNNNNNNNNNNNNNNNNNNNNNNNNNNNNNNNNNNNNNNNNNNNNNNNNNNNNNNNNNNNNNNNNNNNNNNNNNNNNNNNNNNNNNNNNNNNNNNNNNNNNNNNNNNNNNNNNNNNNNNNNNNNNNNNNNNNNNNNNNNNNNNNNNNNNNNNNNNNNNNNNNNNNNNNNNNNNNNNNNNNNNNNNNNNNNNNNNNNNNNNNNNNNNNNNNNNNNNNNNNNNNNNNNNNNNNNNNNNNNNNNNNNNNNNNNNNNNNNNNNNNNNNNNNNNNNNNNNNNNNNNNNNNNNNNNNNNNNNNNNNNNNNNNNNNNNNNNNNNNNNNNNNNNNNNNNNNNNNNNNNNNNNNNNNNNNNNNNNNNNNNNNNNNNNNNNNNNNNNNNNNNNNNNNNNNNNNNNNNNNNNNNNNNNNNNNNNNNNNNNNNNNNNNNNNNNNNNNNNNNNNNNNNNNNNNNNNNNNNNNNNNNNNNNNNNNNNNNNNNNNNNNNNNNNNNNNNNNNNNNNNNNNNNNNNNNNNNNNNNNNNNNNNNNNNNNNNNNNNNNNNNNNNNNNNNNNNNNNNNNNNNNNNNNNNNNNNNNNNNNNNNNNNNNNNNNNNNNNNNNNNNNNNNNNNNNNNNNNNNNNNNNNNNNNNNNNNNNNNNNNNNNNNNNNNNNNNNNNNNNNNNNNNNNNNNNNNNNNNNNNNNNNNNNNNNNNNNNNNNNNNNNNNNNNNNNNNNNNNNNNNNNNNNNNNNNNNNNNNNNNNNNNNNNNNNNNNNNNNNNNNNNNNNNNNNNNNNNNNNNNNNNNNNNNNNNNNNNNNNNNNNNNNNNNNNNNNNNNNNNNNNNNNNNNNNNNNNNNNNNNNNNNNNNNNNNNNNNNNNNNNNNNNNNNNNNNNNNNNNNNNNNNNNNNNNNNNNNNNNNNNNNNNNNNNNNNNNNNNNNNNNNNNNNNNNNNNNNNNNNNNNNNNNNNNNNNNNNNNNNNNNNNNNNNNNNNNNNNNNNNNNNNNNNNNNNNNNNNNNNNNNNNNNNNNNNNNNNNNNNNNNNNNNNNNNNNNNNNNNNNNNNNNNNNNNNNNNNNNNNNNNNNNNNNNNNNNNNNNNNNNNNNNNNNNNNNNNNNNNNNNNNNNNNNNNNNNNNNNNNNNNNNNNNNNNNNNNNNNNNNNNNNNNNNNNNNNNNNNNNNNNNNNNNNNNNNNNNNNNNNNNNNNNNNNNNNNNNNNNNNNNNNNNNNNNNNNNNNNNNNNNNNNNNNNNNNNNNNNNNNNNNNNNNNNNNNNNNNNNNNNNNNNNNNNNNNNNNNNNNNNNNNNNNNNNNNNNNNNNNNNNNNNNNNNNNNNNNNNNNNNNNNNNNNNNNNNNNNNNNNNNNNNNNNNNNNNNNNNNNNNNNNNNNNNNNNNNNNNNNNNNNNNNNNNNNNNNNNNNNNNNNNNNNNNNNNNNNNNNNNNNNNNNNNNNNNNNNNNNNNNNNNNNNNNNNNNNNNNNNNNNNNNNNNNNNNNNNNNNNNNNNNNNNNNNNNNNNNNNNNNNNNNNNNNNNNNNNNNNNNNNNNNNNNNNNNNNNNNNNNNNNNNNNNNNNNNNNNNNNNNNNNNNNNNNNNNNNNNNNNNNNNNNNNNNNNNNNNNNNNNNNNNNNNNNNNNNNNNNNNNNNNNNNNNNNNNNNNNNNNNNNNNNNNNNNNNNNNNNNNNNNNNNNNNNNNNNNNNNNNNNNNNNNNNNNNNNNNNNNNNNNNNNNNNNNNNNNNNNNNNNNNNNNNNNGGAATGTCACACTGTcaaacatgatggtggcagtATGATGGTCAGGgactgctttgctgcttcaggatCACTTAATGTGTTGATTCTACTCCAGTCAATGACCTGAAGCACACCAGCAAGTctataaaaagtaaagcaaGTTTTTtcagtggtctagtcaaagtctggacttaaatccaactgaaaCAAAGAGACCTGACCTTAAACACATCATTCACCTTCAATGTAGCTTATTTAAGGCAAGACTGAGTCAGAATTCCTCCACACACTGATCAAGGTTGGAGTTTACTTGGGtctttccccccctccccccctaaatagattacattttcttttgaaagttgctttttgtatttgctcACATTATCTTTGTTCTGTATGAGTTTTGTTTGATGATGTGAAAAATAGAGGATATCTTGGAGGGGGACAAACACTCGCCCACCACATTRTAGATAGACAGGAAACAATAACCTCCACAATCCACCATTGCCTGGTAACCAGACAGCTAAAACAAATAACtgttcaacaaaaacaattattaactGGGTAATCTGAGTGCATGGATCATAAACTGGTTTATGGAGCACTGTTTTGAAATGGCCCTGCCTATAAAAAGATTCGCACTCTTTGGTTGCCATTTTCTTTTCGCAAAATCCTGTCTTAAAGGTTTTCTTGTATAGTTGTTTTAATCAACTTTATGTACTAATTTCCTTAATGATTTTTAGGTAGGTTTATGGGACACATCAAGAGTACTGAACGAAATGGCAGGCTGCCAATTGTATCAAAAGAACCGCGTGTTTTTGCAGAGCTTTGACTCTGTGAAGAAGTAAGAATGGCTGAACATTGATtcatttgcattaaagtgtATGAATGACAAAGGAGTTGACTAGAGCTTTGCTGCAAAGCATCRAAAAGaggtaagaaagaaagaaagaaagaaagaaagaaagaaagaaagaaagaaagaaagaaagaaagaaagaaagaaagaaagaaaggaaaaaataaggaaaaaaagaaagagacagaaagaaagatgtGATCCATGCTTCAAGTTTTTGTGCCTGNNNNNNNNNNNNNNNNNNNNNNNNNNNNNNNNNNNNNN
Encoded proteins:
- the prr15lb gene encoding proline-rich protein 15-like protein B: MADSSWWKLTFSRKKKSEPKVLYEIPAEHGCNNENKDQAGISSDNMDSQFNARLEKIVDKSATKGRHVKVSHSGRFKEKKKVRSTLAENPSLFAEHNLSSENHKNKTDK